Proteins encoded in a region of the Gammaproteobacteria bacterium genome:
- a CDS encoding GrpB family protein: MLGLNRYIVDDSEPNPEWASEYEVIATQIRRATNGIELELEHIGSTSVPNLVAKPVIDVGILLPDELQFNELVAALSSINLIYRGDKGAVGGRMFVRESATEFRTHHIHVYFKGAPEWDRYLIFRDNLRANATLREEYSALKRKLAVQYRDDRIAYTDAKSEFVNRILNVR, from the coding sequence ATGCTCGGCCTGAATCGCTACATAGTTGACGACTCCGAGCCTAATCCAGAATGGGCTTCTGAGTACGAAGTTATCGCCACTCAGATTCGAAGAGCAACCAACGGAATCGAGCTGGAGCTTGAACACATTGGAAGCACGTCAGTTCCCAATTTGGTGGCAAAGCCAGTTATTGATGTCGGAATTTTACTTCCCGATGAATTACAGTTTAATGAGTTGGTTGCTGCGTTGTCCTCTATCAATTTGATTTACAGAGGTGATAAAGGGGCTGTAGGCGGGAGAATGTTCGTTCGGGAATCCGCGACAGAATTTCGCACACACCACATTCACGTTTACTTCAAAGGCGCTCCTGAATGGGACAGATACCTTATCTTTAGAGACAACTTGCGTGCGAATGCGACACTGCGTGAGGAGTATAGTGCTTTGAAACGCAAATTAGCGGTACAGTATCGTGACGACCGAATTGCATACACAGATGCGAAATCCGAGTTCGTCAATCGAATCCTAAATGTCCGCTAG